In Labrus bergylta chromosome 1, fLabBer1.1, whole genome shotgun sequence, one genomic interval encodes:
- the LOC110002105 gene encoding ras-related protein ORAB-1 codes for MNPEYDYLFKLLLIGDSGVGKSCLLLRFADDTYTESYISTIGVDFKIRTIELDGKTIKLQIWDTAGQERFRTITSSYYRGAHGIIVVYDVTDQESFNNVKQWLQEIDRYASENVNKLLVGNKCDLTTKKVVDYTTAKEFADNLGIPFLETSAKSATNVEQAFMTMAAEIKKRMGPGATAGSSEKSNVRIQSKPVNTSSGGCC; via the exons ATGAACCCAGAATA tGACTATTTATTCAAGCTGCTCCTGATCGGTGATTCTGGCGTCGGAAAGTCTTGTCTCCTTCTCCGGTTTGCA GATGACACGTACACAGAGAGCTACATCAGCACCATCGGCGTGGACTTCAAGATCAGGACCATCGAGCTGGACGGGAAGACCATAAAACTGCAGATT tggGACACGGCTGGGCAGGAGCGTTTCCGCACCATCACGTCCAGTTACTACAGAGGAGCTCACGGCATCATCGTGGTTTATGATGTGACGGATCAG GAGTCCTTCAATAACGTCAAACAGTGGCTACAGGAGATCGACCGCTACGCCAGCGAGAACGTCAACAAGCTGCTAGTAGGCAACAAGTGTGACCTCACAACGAAGAAGGTGGTGGACTACACCACAGCTAAG GAATTCGCAGACAACTTGGGGATCCCCTTCCTGGAGACCAGCGCCAAGAGCGCCACCAACGTGGAGCAAGCCTTCATGACCATGGCGGCGGAGATCAAGAAGAGGATGGGCCCGGGGGCCACGGCCGGATCCTCGGAGAAGTCCAACGTCAGGATCCAGAGCAAGCCGGTCAACACCTCGTCcggaggctgctgctga
- the LOC110002109 gene encoding nuclear factor 7, ovary-like has translation MCKEAFTNRPKLRVNTFISEMVGQFRDKAQQEASSSSSSELQESKPVEVLCEACTGTKLKALKSCLDCLVSYCETHLEPHLTASRLKRHQLIDPVENLEDRMCTKHDKPLELFCKTDQTCVCMLCSVLDHKTHEFVPLKEEYEEKKAELEETEAEIQQMIQKTRLKIQEIKHSVDLSKDDADREMAEGVRVFTALKESVERGQAEFINTIDKKLKTTKKQAEAFIQELEQEICELMKRSTEVQQLSRSEDHLHLIQRVQSVNSAPPTKDWTEVNVCQPLYEETVRNAVAQLEETLSEEMKKLLDQAELKRVQQYAVDVTLDPDTAHPDLILSEDGKQVHHGDVTKNLPDNPERFSLCVSVLGKQSFSSGRFYFEVQVKGKTGWDLGVVRESINRKGLITLSPEESLWSICLRNGNKYTALDDPPVRLSLKCRPEKVGVFVDYEEDLVSFYDVDSAALIYSFTDCSFTEKLLPYFSPYLNDGGKNSAPLILSPIGSS, from the coding sequence ATGTGTAAGGAAGCTTTTACCAATAGACCTAAACTGAGGGTCAACACTTTCATCTCTGAGATGGTTGgtcagttcagagacaaagcTCAGCAggaagccagcagcagcagcagctcagagctTCAAGAGTCCAAACCAGTAGAAGTTCTATGTGAAGCCTGCACTGGAACCAAACTGAAGGCCCTGAAGTCCTGCTTAGACTGTCTGGTCTCCTACTGTGAGACTCACCTGGAGCCTCATCTGACAGCTTCACGTCTGAAAAGACACCAGCTGATCGACCCTGTGGAGAACCTGGAGGACAGGATGTGTACGAAGCACGATAAACCTCTGGAGCTGTTCTGTAAGACCGATCAGACCTGTGTCTGcatgctctgctctgttttagaCCACAAGACACACGAGTTTGTTCCTCTGaaagaagaatatgaagaaaagaaggcagagctggaggagacagaggctgaaattcagCAGATGATCCAGAAAACTCGACTGAAGATTCAAGAGATCAAACACTCAGTGGACCTCAGTAAGGacgatgcagacagagagatggcAGAAGGTGTTCGAGTCTTCACCGCTCTGAAGGAGTCTGTTGAGAGGGGCCAGGCCGAGTTCATCAACACGATCGACaagaagctgaaaacaacaaagaaacaggcCGAAGCTTTCATCCAAGAGCTGGAGCAGGAAATCTGtgagctgatgaagaggagcacTGAGGTGCAGCAGCTCTCACGCTCTGAAGACCACCTCCATCTAATCCAGAGAGTCCAGTCTGTTAACTCTGCTCCACCCACCAAAGACTGGACAGAGgttaatgtctgtcaaccactttatgaggagactgtgaggaacgctgtggctcagctggaggagactctcagtgaagagatgaagaagtTGTTGGATCAAgctgagctgaagagagtccagcaGTATGCTGTGGATGTAACTCTTGATCCTGATACAGCACATCCTGATCTCATACTGTCTGAAGATGGGAAACAAGTTCATCATGGTGACGTGACGAAGAATCTTCCAGACAACCCAGAGAGATTCTCTCTTTGTGTTAGTGTTTTAGGAAAGCAGAGTTTCTCTTCAGGCAGATTTTACTTCGAGGTTCAGGTTAAAGGAAAGACTGGTTGGGATTTAGGAGTGGTCAGAGAGTCCATCAACAGGAAGGGATTAATCACACTGAGTCCTGAGGAGAGTTTGTGGTCTATATGTTTGAGAAATGGAAATAAGTACACAGCCCTTGATGACCCTCCAGTCCGTCTCTCTCTGAAGTGTCGTCCTGAGAAGGTGGGGGTGTTTGTGGATTATGAGGAGGATCTGGTCTCCTTTTATGACGtggactctgcagctctgatctactcctttacagactgctccttcaCTGAGAAACTCTTACCTTACTTTAGTCCCTATCTTAATGATGGAGGTAAAAACTCTGCACCTCTGATCCTCTCTCCTATTGGGTCCAGCTAA
- the LOC110002110 gene encoding actin-related protein 2-B — MDSQGRKVVVCDNGTGFVKCGYAGSNFPEHIFPALVGRPIIRSTAKVGNIEIKDLMVGDEASELRSMLEVNYPMENGIVRNWDDMKHLWDYTFGPEKLNINSRDCKILLTEPPMNPTKNREKIIEVMFETYQFTGVYIAIQAVLTLYAQGLLTGVVVDSGDGVTHICPVYEGFSLPHLTRRLDIAGRDITRYLIKLLLLRGYAFNHSADFETVRMMKEKLCYVGYNIEQEQKLALETTVLVESYTLPDGRVIKVGGERFEAPEALFQPHLINVEGVGVAELLFNTIQAADIDTRSEFYKHIVLSGGSTMYPGLPSRLERELKQLYLERVLKGDVDKLSKFKIRIEDPPRRKHMVFLGGAVLADIMKDKDNFWMTRDEYQEKGTRVLEKLGVTVR; from the exons ATGGACAGTCAAGGGAGAAAAGTGGTGGTTTGTGACAACGGAACAGGG TTTGTGAAGTGCGGCTATGCAGGATCCAACTTCCCCGAGCACATTTTCCCGGCGCTGGTCGGCCGGCCGATCATCCGCTCCACAGCTAAAGTTGGCAACATTGAAATCAAg GACCTGATGGTGGGGGACGAGGCCAGCGAGCTGCGCTCCATGCTGGAGGTGAACTACCCCATGGAGAACGGCATCGTCAGGAACTGGGACGACATGAAGCACCTGTGGGACTACACGTTCGGCCCCGAGAAACTCAACATCAACTCCCGCGACTGCAAGATCCTCCTGACCGAGCCGCCCATGAACCCCACCAAGAACCGGGAGAAGATCATCGAG GTGATGTTTGAAACGTACCAGTTCACGGGCGTTTATATCGCCATCCAGGCCGTCCTCACTCTCTACGCTCAAG GACTGCTGACCGGCGTGGTGGTGGACTCCGGCGACGGCGTGACTCACATCTGTCCGGTGTACGAAGGTTTCTCTCTGCCTCATCTGACCCGACGTCTGGACATCGCAGGAAGGGACATCACGCGCTACCTCATCAAG ctgctgctgctgagaggttACGCCTTCAACCACTCGGCCGACTTCGAGACGGTGAGGATGATGAAGGAGAAGCTTTGCTACGTGGGTTACAACATCGAGCAGGAGCAGAAGCTGGCGCTGGAGACCACGGTGCTGGTCGAGTCGTACACG ctccCAGACGGACGGGTGATAAAGGTCGGCGGTGAGCGCTTTGAAGCCCCCGAGGCGCTGTTTCAACCTCACCTCATCAACGTGGAGGGAGTGGGCGTGGCCGAGCTGCTCTTTAACACCATCCAGGCCGCAGATATCGACACCAG GTCTGAGTTCTACAAACACATCGTCCTGTCCGGAGGCTCCACCATGTACCCCGGCCTGCCTTCCCGCCTGGAGCGAGAGCTGAAGCAGCTGTACCTGGAGCGGGTGCTGAAGGGAGACGTCGACAAGCTATCG AAATTCAAGATCAGGATAGAAGACCCCCCTCGCCGTAAGCACATGGTGTTCCTGGGCGGCGCCGTGCTGGCCGACATCATGAAGGACAAGGACAACTTCTGGATGACACGGGACGAGTACCAGGAGAAAGGGACGCGCGTGCTGGAGAAGCTCGGAGTCACCGtcagataa